In the Leisingera caerulea DSM 24564 genome, TACATAGAGCCGCAGCACCAAGTGATTGATCATTCTCTCACCCAATTTGCGAAAATTATTTCCGCAATATTTCAATCAGCGCCAGGCGTGTCAATCATATTGTTTTTCGCATCTTCTTGTTCGCGGCGGGCTTACCGGGAACCCAGCGGAAGTTCCGCAAGGTGCTGAGGGCATAGATGCCCCCGCAGCCAATCAAAACGCTCCACAAAACGGATTCCTGAAGGATGCCGACCGCGGCTGCGAAGAAAAATGGCCCGCTCAGGAGGCCGCGCAGGTCGCGTTTGAGCTTTGCACCGCATTTGGGGCAATCGAGTTGCCCTGGCTTCAGCTCCCCGCCACAAATCCCGCATCCGATCATGCTCGTCTCCATTAAAAGGCTTTCCCGGACGTGGCCGGATTGTTCCGTGCGTCAAATCTACCACCGTCCAGCCTGGAGCAGGAACGCCGGGTCGCGTGGAAATTGTGGATAACTGGATAGTTTTCTTCTTCTTTTCGCAGGCCCGTGCTGAACTGAAGGAGCAACAGCAAGGAGGTACGCCATGCGCAACACCCTGTCCTCCACCCTCAGCACGCGGGGCATGTCTTTTGACCGCCTCCGCTCCGGGCCCAGGGAGGGCTCTGAGCTGAACGGCCTCTGTTGCGGCTGGGAGATCCCCCGCCTTGACCCGGGATAGTCTCCGATCCAGGCCCGCCGGGCCATGACCCCTGCGATGTCTGATCGCATAAAAAAGGCCGCGTCATCTGGCGCGGTCACCGCTATCCGAAACCTTACGCAAGGAATGCGAATAATTTATTTGCATGCCAGTGAAAAATCGTGCAACTGTCCCGCGCATGGGACGGGCAGCATTGTTCGCGATGCCTGGCCAAGCACATTGATTGAATAGAGACTGATATGCCTGACTACTGCCAGCGCACGGATTCCCTGCGCCCTGTCGCTTCTGCTTTTCCAGCCGACTCCATCCCCGCCCCGTCGAATGGCGAACCGCGCAAAAGTGCGAAAAATCCCGGCGCAGGTGATGGCCTGCATCAAACTGCCAGCATCATAAAAAACTACTGCGTGCCGCTGATCGAGCACCTGAACCGCGGCATGACAAAGGGGCAGATCCCCCTGCCAGCCCTGGATGCCGCCTTTCTTGCTTTGGAGG is a window encoding:
- a CDS encoding transposase produces the protein METSMIGCGICGGELKPGQLDCPKCGAKLKRDLRGLLSGPFFFAAAVGILQESVLWSVLIGCGGIYALSTLRNFRWVPGKPAANKKMRKTI